The window TGGGCCTGTCCAACAGGTTCACCAGGATAACCCTGGGAAGACTAGGCGTGGGGTTCACGCTGGAAGAGCTAGAGGCGTCGCTCACCGCCGCCATCCAGGAGAACCGTGCTCGCGAGCAGGAGTTCGGACCCACGCGAGACGGGGTCCGGACGCTGGCGAGATCGAACTACGAGATCGCCTACACGGCAGAGCAAGATCTGTCTGAGCGGCTCATCTTTCCCTACGGCCCCACAGAGACTAATGGCATCGAAGACGCCAGGTTCGTCGAGTTCCAGCGTGAAGATGGCAGCGTGCGGTACTACGCCACCTACAGCGCCTACGACGGCAAGATTGTGCTGCCGCAGCTGCTCGAGACCAAAGACTTCCTGCGGTTCCGGATGCACACGCTTAACGGCCCGGCGGTCGCCAACAAGGGGCTGGCCCTCTTCCCCAGGACCATCAACGGCCGGTATGTCATGCTCTCCCGGCAGGATGGCGAGAACCTGTATGTGATGGACTCAGACAACCTCTGCTTCTGGCACGACAAGCGACCGCTCGCCAAGCCGACGAACCCCTGGGAGTTTGTGCAGATCGGTAACTGTGGCTCTCCGATCGAGCTCGACGAGGGCTGGCTGGTGCTGACCCATGGGGTCGGGCCAATGCGGCGGTACTGCATCGGCGCCATGCTGCTTGACCTGGATGACCCCACCCGCGTGATCCGAAGATTGACCGAGCCGCTGCTCACGCCCGACGAGAACGAGCGTGAAGGGTATGTCCCGAATGTCGTGTACAGCTGCGGCGCGGCCGTGCACAACAACGAACTCATCCTGCCGTACGCGATGTCGGACTACGCCTCGAGCTTCGCGACAGTTAACCTCGATGAGCTGCTGTCCGCAATGGACCTTGAGTAGAGCGGGGCGATGCGGCCGGGCAAGCCTGTTGGAAGACCTACCCCGTTGGCTACCACCTGTGCTTCATCAAAGCCAAAATTGCATTCGAACAGCAGGCAACTTCTTCTCTCCAATGCTACCGCCGATTGCAAGTTGACGCACAAGCAACGTCGCTGGCACGGACATGATTCTGGATCCCACCGCCGGAGATTTGACGGCTCCCGCTTCCCCGCTTGTTGGGCGCCTCGCGGTTATTGGCCAAAAGTACCCGAAGTTGGACCAATCGCGGGCTCGAACGCTCTGATGCGACTGCGGGAGGCGTAAAAGACGAATGGCACTTAGATCGCCATAAGCCCCTTGCGCATCAACCGTTTGAGTTCCTTTCGAGGCTTGGTCATCATAGCTGCCTTGCGAGGATTCCGTTTTCTCATGCGAGGTTCATAGCGAACAGGGCGCTCGGCCGTCTGCGCAAAGCCGTTGCGAGGCTGGACGTGAAGAGCCGTGACGCCCCGCTGGCTGCCATTCCACAAGTCTATCGCAGCGGCTTTGTGTCGCCGTCTCGCTGGAACTCCGGTGCGGCGCGAACGCCTACGTTCCTGCGAGACGCACAACGCTGGAGTACGGGTGATCCTATAAGGCCGTAAACTCCTGCGGCTGGTGGCCAACGGAGAGCACCTAGGGCCTGCCACCGCCAGCCTCAGCAGGAACAGTGCGCCGGCCAAGACCCCCCGGAGGGCAGCGAGGATCTGCTGGGCCTTGGGCAGGTCGTGCTGGGCGACGTCCTCGGCAATCGGCGGCCAGCAGGCGAACGCCCCGGCCTCCGACGGGAGGGACGGCATTGCGCAGCACAGCGTGACGGCTCCGCCGGCTACTCGACCGTTTCGCCGGTCATCTGGTAGATCGCCAGCGGCCGGCCGTCGGGGCCCGGGAACTCCTCGACCGCCAGCCGGCCCTCGACCGACACCGGGCGGATCGAGAACTCGGTCGACTCGCCCGGCTCCATGCTCACCAGGATGCAGTCGTACAGCGCGGCGCCGGGGCCGAAGCAGCACTCCTGGTTGTCGCGGACGAGCACGAACTGCTTGATGCCGCGCTTCTGGGCGGTCGGCAGGATGTAGCCGCGGATGCGGATCCGCTGGCCGTGGAGCGCCTCGATCGAGGGGGTCAGCATGCTGCGGAAGAACGCCGCGTCGGGCTCGATGTCGAAGGCCAGGTCGTCGAAGGTCTGGTCGATCAGCCGGTCGGGGTCCCTCGCCACGGGCGCGGGGTCCGACGGCCGCGGCTCCGCTGACTCGCTCTGCGCGCGTCCTGCGGAGTCGGCAGCCGCGTCGGTCTCGGCCGGTGGGTCGCTGGCCTGAGGGGCAGCGGCTGGATCGCTGAGGCTGTCGGCGGTCGTCTTAAGCGGGGGCAGCGAGCCGTCGGCGCCCGGCTCGCAGCCCGACAGCAGCAGGGCGCCGGTCAGTCCGCAGAGGGTTGCTAGCAGGCGTGGCACGGGGGACGGCCCTTTCCTTGGGGTCGGTCGCCTGGGGGGGCGAGGCGGCGCCGCTAGCAACGCGACGCGCGGGGGCGTGGCCGCCCAGCCGCTTACTTTATGTAGTCGCCTTCGAGCGAATACACCAGCTCAGGTTCCCCCTGGGAGAGGTTGCCCAGCCGCACCGACAAGCGGCCGCCGACGCGGTACAGGCCGAGGTTCTGGTCGGCCGTGTGGTCGCCGGTTAGGTTCACCATGATCTGGTCGAAGTACATCACCTTGCTGGCGTCGCCGAAGCAGCACTGGTTGTTGTCGCGGACCAGCAGGAACTCCTTGTTGCCCTTCTGGAACTTGGCGGAGTCGGGCCGCATGTAGCCCTTGATGAAGATCGGGTCGCCCGACTTGATGTGCTCGCCGATCTCTGTGGGGATCGGGCGGCCGGCCAGCTCGTCGTCCTCGGACGGCTTCATCTCCTCGAACGAGATCGGTGAGTATCCCTCGGGGACTTCAGTAGCAAAGAAGTAGCCGCCGTAGGCTGTTCCAGTGATCAAAGCGACAAGAGAAAACGCAAGCCCCATCTTGGCAAGCTTTTCGCCAGTGTAGACATCGCTATTCGCTCTTATCGAACGAAATGCTATCCACGAGACTCCAAGGCCGATCAGCGGAACACCTGCGAGCGGAAGCATGTACTGGGCGTAATCAAGGCTAGATACGCCGAGTGGGTAGAACACAACTGATACGATTCCGAGCAACGCCCCGACGATCGACCCGGCGTGCAGCGCACGGTAGCTGGCGGCGTCTTCGTACGGCTCGGTCGAGGTTTCGGGCTCGAGGGTGAGCGTGCTCATAGCGTCAGCGGGAATCGGAGGTTGGGGTGAGGGCAGGGGATCCCCTGCGTGGGGCCTGGGCCCTCCATTATAGCCTGGCGCTGGTTGGAAGGCGCTAGGCGATAGCCGCCCTCGGCCCCGCCATTTTCCAGGGCTTCGCAGTCGCTCGCGCCCAGCCCCTGCCAACCAGCGCCCCCGCACCGCGCAAAAAAGTGGCCGCCGGGGGGTCAGTCCGGCGGCCGAAGGGGTGCTCGCAAAGGAACGAGCAACGGGTGGACACTTGGCGACGCCGCTCGGCGTCGCGGTGTGGCGGATAGGATTGGCGGCGCGCCGCTCCCAGCCCCAGGTGGGTTCCCGGGGCAGGCGAGCGAACGCCGATAGCACGCGCCCGGGAGGAAGCCCGGCGGCGCCGGATCAGCAGGCAGCCAGCGGAGAGGTCGCTCTGCCGGCCGCCGCTAGGTGGGCGCCTGGAGCACGTAGAGCCGATGGGATGACAGGGCCTCTTAGAAGAGCCAACGAACAAAGGTGAAAAGGGTACGGCCGGCAGGCCGTCTACTTAAACGGTAGCTCACAAGCGGGCGGCGGGGACGGGAGTGTGGGAACAACGCTCCGCGTCGTCTACTCGGTGGCGGTCAGATCGAACACCAGCTGGGCGGGCGGGACCTTGGCGGCGATCTGCCCGAACGCCTCGAGCATCTGCGACTCCATGTCGGCGATGGTGCTGCCGCCCGGCACGCTGATAAACACGCCGCCGCCGGCAAAGGCGATCGCCCGCATCAGGTCGCGGTCGGCCCCGGCGCCGACGGCCATCGTGTGGATGGTGATGCCGCGGTTGATCGCCTCGACCGCCTCGTAGAAGGCGTACTTCTTGTGCTGGTCGTTGGTGGTGTAGTCGGCCGAGCCGTCGCCGTCGTAGTCGGTGTAGTCGGACCAGTTGAAGTCGCCCGGCAGGCTCCAGCCCGACTTCGACCGGTTGGCCTGGCCGTCGGTCATCAGGATCATGGTCGGGCGGGCCCCGTAGCGGCCGTGCCCCTCGTCGCTTGAGTCGCCGTCGGCTCCGACCAGCAGCTCGCGGCCCTTGAGCACGCCGTCGCCGATGGCGGTGTAGACGTCGTAGTGGCCGGCCTGGTGGCGGCGCTGGATGGCGTCGACCGCGGCGTAGTCGGATGAGATCGGGTCGTCGCTCAGGTCGATCGAGACCTCGCCGTCGTAGTGCGAGTCCTCCCACACCGCGTACGAGCCGTAGCTCACGACGCCGATCTCGTCACCGAAGTCGAGGTCGTCCAGGAAGCCTAGGAACAGCGAGGCGCCGTTCTTCACCGCCGTGAACGGGTAGTGCGACGTCCGCCACAGGTCCTCCGACACGGTCCACTTCATCTGGTTGTTCTGCTGGAGGAAGTCCATCAGCGTGCGGTACCCGTACTTCTTCTTGTACGGCCCGTTGAGGTT is drawn from Posidoniimonas polymericola and contains these coding sequences:
- a CDS encoding DUF3299 domain-containing protein, whose protein sequence is MPRLLATLCGLTGALLLSGCEPGADGSLPPLKTTADSLSDPAAAPQASDPPAETDAAADSAGRAQSESAEPRPSDPAPVARDPDRLIDQTFDDLAFDIEPDAAFFRSMLTPSIEALHGQRIRIRGYILPTAQKRGIKQFVLVRDNQECCFGPGAALYDCILVSMEPGESTEFSIRPVSVEGRLAVEEFPGPDGRPLAIYQMTGETVE
- a CDS encoding glycoside hydrolase family 130 protein; translated protein: MLAKRTGIILKPDSRRVVLRPFIPSAAERRLKIVARVSALPDAVVDDLIGQVLQDFHGRHQRPGEFFGDRFQDVREHVLTDASLSENRKLLIGAYFTQEYALESAALFNPSMVWHPDQSNVPNGSKRFLLSLRAIGEGHLSSITFRSGTVDAANKIVVDEPTRFATAPRVAPDAEYDKALFTRKLAEMGLSNRFTRITLGRLGVGFTLEELEASLTAAIQENRAREQEFGPTRDGVRTLARSNYEIAYTAEQDLSERLIFPYGPTETNGIEDARFVEFQREDGSVRYYATYSAYDGKIVLPQLLETKDFLRFRMHTLNGPAVANKGLALFPRTINGRYVMLSRQDGENLYVMDSDNLCFWHDKRPLAKPTNPWEFVQIGNCGSPIELDEGWLVLTHGVGPMRRYCIGAMLLDLDDPTRVIRRLTEPLLTPDENEREGYVPNVVYSCGAAVHNNELILPYAMSDYASSFATVNLDELLSAMDLE